CGAATAAAGTATTTCATACATATTGTTCACCTATAAATTGTAATTTTGGGGCGTATATAAATTTTGCGTTAAATTTATATAATCTTAGCTTTTCTTATTCATTGTGAAAGGAAAAAACATTTTTGGGGTGGTCAATGAAATCCTGCAAAGCTTGTACAGCGTATTCCATAAAGATTTTGTTAGTGTAATTATCCCTGCTTACAATGAAGAAAAGACCATTCGTAAAGTCATCGAAACAGTCAAAAAATCCAAAGTCAATGAAATAATCATAGTTGATGATGGAAGCAAGGACAAAACCTATGAAAAAGCAAAGCTTAGCGGAGTTAAGGTAATCAAGCATAAAAGGAATGTGGGTAAAGGCATGGCAATGCGTACCGGAGTTGAAAATGCAAAAGGAAACATAATTGTTTTTGTTGATGCTGATATTGAATCATTGACTCCTCAAAAAGTAAATATGCTGATAGATCCTATCCTGAAAAATGAAGCAGATTTCGTAAAATCATATTTTTCCCAGTATAAGTCAAAGACCGGCACAAGCATTTTCCTTTACAAGCCCCTGCTCAAGCATCTTTTCTCGGCAACCGGCTTTACACATCCTGTAAGCGGCCAGATAGCTGCCAGAAAAAGATTTTTCGGGCGCATAGAATTCAGAAACGATTACGGCATCGATATAAGCATACTGGTGGATGCAGTAAAGCGAAACTTAAGGATAAAAGAAGTTTGCCTTGGAGAATTAAAGCACAGAAAAAGAACTGTGCATGATGTGGAGAAAATAGCAGATACAGTAATAGCTACGATCCTTGAAAAAGCAGGCGTTATAAGGGAGAAAGGCGGCTGAAATGAAAAATGCCGATTTACATACCCATTCAATCTACTCTGACGGAATTTTTACTCCAAAAGAACTAGCCAAAAAAGCAAAAGAAAAAGGCATTAAATATCTGGCTTTAACAGACCACAACTCTGTTGAAGGTGTGAGAGAAGCTGTTATGTATGGGAAAGAATTAGGCATAGAAATAATTCCTGGCGTCGAGGTATTATCTGATTGGGGAGAGGTTATTGGCTATTTCATAGACATAAATAACGAGGGATTGCTGAATATTTTAGAACATAATAAAAAGGAGGTAAATAATGGAACTAGATTCTGTATTCAAGAACTTAGGAAATTAGGAGTAGATATCTCTTATGAAGAGGTAAAAAAGGAGTTCCCTAAATATCCGATGATGTACTTTTTTGTAGCTCAGATTTTGGTTAAAAAAGATCTGTTAAAATCAACTGACGAATTATGCGGAAAGTATATCGGTAAATTATTTACAATCAAGTACAACCTTCTAAAAACTGAGGAAGTTATATCTGCAATTAGGCATGCAGGAGGAGTAGCGGTTTTATCACACCCTTTTGTAGGAGCAAATTACAAAAAAGAATTCAAATATATGCATAATTTAGTTAGTGCAGGATTGGCAGGCATTGAAATTGAAAATGGGTATTATAAAAATTACAAAAAAGAAATAAAAAATAAAATTTTAAAATTAGCAAAAAAGTATAATCTTATATTAACATCAGGTTCTGATTTTCATGGAGGCATAGTTAAAAGTAACTTAGGAGATTGTATGTGTGATGAGAATGTTGTAAAAAACATGAAAGTCAGGAAAGCTGATGAATATTAAAGCAATATGAGGATCATAAAATGAAACTGTTCTTTGTAACCAACAACAAGCATAAATTTGCAGAAGTCAAGGAGGTTTTTGATAAATTTAAGATTGAAATAGAGCAGATACAGGAAGACAAGCCCGAAGACAAGTCAGATGAAATTGCTGAAGTTGCCAAAAAGGCAGCGGAATTCCTGGCTAATAAGCATAAAAAGCCAATAATTGTTGACGATACCGGAGTTTATTTCAATGCTTACAAAAACTTTCCAGGAGCCCATCCCAAGTTTATTTTCCAGAGCATTGGCTATGAAGGCATTTTCAAGTTATTGGAAGGCAAGGACAGGTCAGCATACTTCAAAACAGCAGCAGCATACTGCGAGCCAGGAAAAAAACCAATAGTTTTTGAAGCAAAATGCGAAGGGAAAATATCTGATAAAGTTTATAATGTTGGCGACGATATAATGCCTTATGAAAGAATATTTACACCGGAAGGATATAATGAAGTATGGGCAAAGATACACAATATCAAAAGAGAGATATCGCACAGGGTAAAAGCATTTACAAAATTAGCAGAATGGCTGATGAACAAAGGTGATCGAACTGGAAAATAACTGCATTTTCTGCAAAATCGTCAAAGGAGAAATCCCGTCAAGCAAAATATATGAAGACGAGGATGTTTTGGCTTTCCTGGATCTTTTTCCAGTGCATAAAGGCCATACCCTGGTTATTCCAAAAGAGCATCATGAAACATTATTGGATGTGCCGGATGAGTTATTGAAAAAACTAATAGTTGCTGTAAAGAAAATGGTATCTGCTGTAAAGAAAGGCGTCAATGCAGACGGAATTTCATTATCAATGTCCAATTACAAGGCAGCAGGCCAGGTTGTTCCGCATGCCCACTTCCACATTATGCCCCGCTATGAAAATGACGGCCTGAAACTATGGCCCCAGGGAAAGTATGAAGAAGGCGAGATGGAAGAGATAAAGGAAAAAATTGCGAAAGAGATAATATGATGGTATCACAAGAAATCATAGAATTAGCTGAAAAAATCAAAAATTATAGAACTGATATGAAATTAGTAGAGGAACTTAAAATTAAAAAAGAAGCATTAGAAAATCAAGTGGCAGAATTAGAAAAAAGCATAAAAATTTTAAAATTGAATACGATGGAACAAAACAAACTTCTTGAACAGCTTAAGGAATTAGAGACAGATAAAAAGAAATTAAAATTGGATTTAGAGAAATCCAAAGAAGCATACACTTTTGTTGTGACAACGCCGAGTGAAGCGTCAAATACAGTTTATGGTGAAATTAGTAGGGAATTATCAAAAGCACAACAAGAAATATTGATTTCTTCTCCATGGATAACACATATCATTGATGAACTTTCAAGTTTTAAAAAGAAAGATGACAAAAACAAGGTCAATATTAAAGTCATTACCCGCCTTATACGTGAGGATATTGAAAAAGGTGTCACAGATCTAGATAAACTTAGAGCTTTAAAAGATACATTTGATGCAGAGATAAGATATAACAATGATTTACATGCGAAAATGGTTATAATTGATAATTCAGTCGCTATAATTTCTTCTGCTAATTTAACTAAAAAAGGTTTATCTGTCAATTATGAAGCAGGAATATGTTTAAGAGACAAAAATATGGTAAATAAAATTGCCCAGTTCTTCAATGATATATGGAAAGAAAGTAAGCCTCTAACACCACAAGCTATTGAAAATGTTTTATCCAACCAAAAAGGATGATGTGAAAGAGGTTCCTGTCAATACCGAGAAATACTCTAAGATTACATTAGAAATAGAAAGGTTTATTGAAGAAAGAAAGAAAAAACCAACAACATTTAAAGGAATTGTAGAAAAAGTAGACCTGAATAATAATGTTATAACAATTAAGTTACAATCGCCTAAACAGCCAAATTTATCAAGAGGGTCATTAATTCTGATTAGAGAAGATAGTCCGTCAAGTAGCGATATAAGAGCGACTACAAAAGGTTTTTACAATTCTAACCTTAAATTAGAGATTAAAACTAATCCATCGCAGTTTGAAAATAAGACTGTTGTTATAGACATAGAGAAAACAAACGTAATATTAGAAAGACTAAAAAATATAGTTGAGAATATAAAAAAGGGAAAAATTAATTTAGATAATGTAAAAATTTTGGATTTTATGATTGGGGAGAACAAACCACATCATAGCCAGGAAAGAATTTCTTTTATCTCAAAAAAGCTTAATAAAGATCAGGAAGAGGGAGTAATGAATTCTATTAAGACCCGAGATTTTCATTTAATAATAGGCCCTCCAGGAACAGGAAAAACTTATGTCATTGAGGAATTAATCAGGCAGTTCACAAAAAGAAACCAAAAGCTTTTGGTAACTGCATGGACAAATTTGGCTGTAGATAACATAATAAAAAGATTATCTAGAAAAGAAACAAAAAATATTGTAAGAATCGGCCCAATTAATGAAATTGATCTGGAAGTTAGAAAATTTTCTATATTTGAGAAGATGAAAGAACACGAGGATTGGAAAGAGGTTGAGAAATATCATAAAATGAGAGATGGTTTATTCAAGATTATTCCAAGAATAAAAGATGAAATAAGTTGGGTGCAGGGGAATATTAATCAAAGCATGGACAAAACAAAAGTGCTTGAAGGGGAACTTAATAGACTTCTTACTGAAAAACAAAGATATGAAGAGATAATTTCGATGCCTATTGCTAAGAAAAGTCCCGTTAATATTTTTCCTGTAAATAACGAAATATATCTAATTAACAAAGAATCAGAAGCATATTTATCCTTGAGTAAAAATATCTTTCAACTGAATGGGTTACAATCACAAATACCGGGAGCGAAAAGTATTAAGGACTTAAAAAAACTAACAAGAAGTATGAAATTTTCTATTATGAGCAAAAAGGTTTCTTCTTTTTTCTCTAAAACAAATATCAAAGAACTAGAAAAATTAAAACAAGAATATGAAAGAAATAGGAAATATCTGGATGAAGTTTCAGAACTTCAGAAAAAATATGATCATTTAAAGATAATATGTGAGAAAGAGTTCGACAGAATTTATTCTAGTGGGGATGGGTCTCCCGATAAAGATGCATTAAATTTGGAGTTTAGGGCTTATGAAATATTAGAAGATAAGTATCTCCCAATTTTGAAAGAACAGGAAATGTCCAATATGACAAAAAGGACATCTGAAGTGAATCAAGAAGTTTACGGTATTTATGTAGATTCATTAAACAAAAAAATTGATTTACTCAATGTAAAAATAAAGAGTCTAAATACAGAGCTCTATATTCAGATTAATCATAAAAAAGATTTACATAGACAATATGCAAACTTATCATCTTCGCTGGATTTTTATAAGAAAAATGCTGATAAGATAATGAAAGCCATAATATCGGATATTATCAATAAAGCTGATTTAATAGCGGCTACTGCTATATCGTCCTGCCATCCTTTTTTAGATGATACAGGTTTTGATGTAATGATCATGGATGAATCAACCCAAGTTGCTAGTTTTATGTCCTTATTACCTCTTTTAAAATGTAAAAAATTTATTTTAGTCGGAGACAATAAGCAATTACAACCTATAGAGGAAGAGAATATATCTAAAGAGATGAACTTGTCTATATTTAACAGACTTTTTGAAATGTATCCTGAAGCATCAACTTTTCTCTCAACTCAATACAGGATGCATAAAAGTATAGCTCAGATTGCAAATGAAATCTTTTATGAGGGGAAACTAAAAACGTCTGAGAAAATTGCAGAACGGATACTTAATTTAAAGATTGGCGGACATCAATTTTTAAATCCAAAAATACCCGTTATGTTTATAGATACATCAAAGGCAGAATATTATGAAGATGAAGTTGGTTCTGGATGTTCAAATACAAAAGAAGCTAAGTATGTAGCTTATATTGTTTCGTTATTTATTAAAAAAGGAATAAAAACAGCAGATATCGGAGTTGTTACACCCTATGTTAAACAAAAATTTTTGATAGAAGATTTTCTTAAGGACATTAAACTCGAAGGTGTAGAAGCCAATACTGTTCACAAATTTCAAGGTAGAGAAAAAGACATAATTATAATGAGTTTTGCAAGAAGTAAAAAATATTCATTTCCGCAATATAAACTGAATTTTATTGAGAATGAAACGTTAGTTAATGTTGCTATAACGAGAGCTAGAAAGAAATTAATTTTAGTTGGAAATTCTGGAACGCTGTGCCAAAGTAAGTTATTAAACAAGGTGATTAACAAAATAGGTGATGAAAATAGTATAATTTTATAAATAGTAGATACCGCCTTACTGAATAATCTTCTTTCCTATGCAAGAAATTCTTAAATTTTGGATAAAACTTCTTTATCACCCCCATTGGACTTAAGGATCATCACTTGTTATTGCAACAGAGAGAAAAAAACAAATCTTTATAAAACCAATAAAAAACCTTGCTCTTGATGCCGCTGTAGCATAGCCTGGCCTATTGCGCCGGACTCATATGCTCTGCATAATGAGTATGGAGCCGAAAGGCGATGACAGCTAAGAAATCCGGAGGTCGCGCGTTCAAATATCCCAGAGGGAGACCACGAATCCCTCAGGATTTGGGAGTCCCGCCAGCGGCAGATTTTTATATTTTCTTTAGTAAACTAATGACTTTTTCTTTCCCTAAAGTCAGGATAAAATTAGCCAGCTTTGGCCCTCTTTCTTTGTTAACCAAAACCTTGTATGCTGCTTTAAAGAATTCTTTATTGTCAATGTTCACTTCTTTGCAGACATTATAAAATTCTTCAAATAATGTCTGATCGTCATATTTATTTTTCTCCAATCTGTCTTTCAGCAGCAATAATGCTTCCTTCTCTTTTTCATTCAGCTTAGCATTCACATCATTCTGCACTTTAAACTTAAATTCTTCAGGAGCATATTTTTGCAGCCAGTTCCAGACGCAATCGCATCTGTTTTTTAATTTTTTCAGATCGTAATCATCCTTAATTTTTTCCCTGTAAATCTCTTTTATTTTATCAAAATCATTGTCATAAATCTGCAATAATGTAGTCAAATGCCTGAATTGAGCCTGCAGCGGCAGCTTCTTAGGCAATTCTGTAACGCTTAATTCATAAATTCTTTTTTGTTTCTTTGCTTCTTTTTGGTCTTTAACCTTTTCTGTATCAAAATAAATCCTTTCAACTCTGTCAAAGTCCTCATAAAGCTTCAGAACATCCAAGTCAAAGCTTATTGCAAACTCTGCATCAGGCCTTGTCCCGGCAAAAAGCCATCTTACAATATTAGGCTCATAAACTTCCAGCGTATCCTTTAAAGAAACAACATTGCCCAATGATTTGGAAATCTTTCCGCCAGTACCTTTTATTGTTATAAAGTCATACTTCAGATAAACAGGGGCTTTTTCCTTATAGAGTAACTCGTAAATCTCGTTTCCGGTTGTCCTCGATCCACCAGGCGTTGAATGCTCCTTGCCTCCCGGCTCGAAATCCACTTTTTCATAATGCCATCTCATTGGCCAGTCTATTCTCCAGGGCAGCTTCGCAATGCCTTTCTTCCTGAAATCGAATGTTTCTTTATGCCCGCAGTCGCATTCATAAGTTAATGAATAATTTTCATCCCAATCTATAATTCTTGTTGTGTCTTTTTTGCATTTGTCGCAGAAAACAGAAACAGGCCACCAGTTTTCGCTTTTCTCTTCTGCCCTGTATTTGTCAAGGATTTTTTTAATTTCTGCCTTGTTTTCCAGAACATATTTTATCTGCTCTGCATAGTCGCATTTCCTGTATTTTTTAGCTTGGTAGATGAATTCAGGATGAATATTGACGAAAGGCAGTGTTTCTTCAACTTCTTTTTCATTATGCTCTGCATATGACTTATGGCTGCCGTCATAAGTATCTGGAACTTCTGTGATCTGATATCTTAAATATTTATCAAGAAGTTCTTTTTTTGGTGCATCTGCTGGAACTTTCCTGAAAGCATCAAAATCATCCCATGAGTAGATAAAGCGCACATTCCTGCCGAGATTCTTTAATGCTCTTGAAACAAGATCAACAGTTATGATCTCCCTGAAATTGCCTATATGTATCGTGCCGCTTGGAGTGATGCCTGCAGCGCATGTATATAGCTTTTTCTCACCTTTCTCTCTTATGATGTTTTCCGCTGCCTGATCAGCCCAGTGCTTTGGCTCTGTTTCTTTTTGCATATTAGTACGATTAAAGTCAGAATTATATAAAGATTTCTAAAAACTCAGCTTTTTAATTCTCTCCGCCGCCTTCTTGCAGTCTTCTATAGAAGGCACCAATGCGAACCTCACATAGCCTTCTCCAGGATTTAAGTTATTGAAATTCTCGCTTATCCATGATCCGGGTGTTGTGACAACAGCAATTTCTTTTCTCAGTAATGCTTTTGCAAAATCCAGGCTTTTCATCCCTTTCGGAGCTTTCTGCCACATATATAAAGTTGCTTCCGGCATGCATTTTTCCAGTCCGATCGAGTTAAATGCATCAATCATAATATCTCTTTTTATCTTATAGTCTTTTCTCATCTCTTCAACATGCTTCTCATCGCTTAAGGCAGCAATTGCAGCATCCTGGATAAAAGTAGCTGCTCCTGAATCATAATTCGGCTTTAATTTTTTAAATTGCGCAATAATGTTTTCATCTCCGGCAAGCCATCCTATTCTGTAGCATGTCATTGCGCTTCTTTTTGACAGGCTTTGAAAAACAGCTACACCCTCTCTGCCCAATTCCAATATTGACATTGGCTTCTGATCAAAATATATCTCAGAGTAGCATTCATCTGATGCAATTATTATATTATTGTCATGCCCGAAATCAATCAGCTTTTTATAAAAATCCCTGCCAGCAAGAGCTGTTGTTGGATTATTCGGGTAATTGACCCATATTATCTTTGATTTTTTAACGATTTCAGAAGGAATTGCGTCCAGATCAGGCAAAAATCTGTTCTCTTTCAGTAAAGGCATGAAATAGCTTTTTCCACCTGCGAATAATGTTCCCTTTTGATAAGGAGGATAGCCCGGGTTGGGGATCAAGACATAATCTCCTGGGTTAATAAAGCAGAAAGGGAAATGAAACACTGCCTCTTTTGCCCCAATGTTTGCAGAAATCTCCTTTGCAGGATCTAAGCTTGCGTTAAACCTTTTTTTAGTCCACTTTGCAATAGCTTCCCTGTATTCAGCAGAGCCTTCCTCAAGAGGATAACCAGCGCCTTTTCTGAAATCAACTGCTTTTTTGCAAGCTTCTCTTGCAATCTCAGGTGCAGGGTTTTTAGGATCACCAACTCCAAAATCAATTACAGAAACGCCTTCTTTCTTCAGCTTTGCAACTTCATTCTTTACATCAACAAACGCGTAAGTTCCTATTGATGCCAGTTTATCGCTTGGTTTGAATTGCATTTTAATGTTTTATTAATTTAAGCCAATTTTGTAATAATTATAAACATAAAAAAATACTTTCCCGTCATCTCTTAAATTTTCATGCATGTCATTATAAACTTCTCTTTCAATCTTGAATGTTGAATCTGATTCTTTTTTATTTCTTATCAAATATCCCAAATAAATATTCTTGGATTCTTCTTCAGTTATATCTGTATCAAGAACATTCATATCAATCATCTACTTATAGTTATACTCGCCTTCATACACTTCTTCTGCAGGCCCAGTCATATAAACATTGTTGTCTTTTTCATTCCATTCTATGTTCAGGTCTCCGCCAAGAAGGTGGACTGTTACTTTTCTGTCAGTCTTGCCGTTAAGCACAGAAGCCACCACAGCAGCTGATGCGCCTGTTCCGCAAGCCAGTGTAACGCCCGCTCCCCTTTCCCAAACCTGCATTGCTATTTCCCTTTTGTTTATTATCTGTATAAATTCAACATTGGTTTTTTTAGGGAATGCTTTGTGATGCTCGATCTCATATCCGATTTTTTCAACAGGCATTCCGAATGTTTCAACAAAAACAATGCAGTGGGGATTGCCCATTGAAACGCACGTTACCTTCAATACTGTGCCGTCTTTCAGCTTCAGGTCTTCATTTATCACTTTTTGCTTATCGCAGATCATCGGAATCTTTTTGCTGTCCAGAACCGGCTCGCCCATATTGACTGTAATCATTCCGTCAATTATTTTAGGCTTTATTATGCCTGCCAATGTCTCAACTGTTATTTCCTTATTTTTTGTCAGGCCATGCTCATAAACGTATTTTGCAAATCCTCTTATGCCGTTGCCGCACATCTCTGCTTCTGAGCCGTCAGAATTGAATATTCTCATCTTGAAATCTGCCTTATTGGATGGCAAAATAAGTATTATGCCGTCAGATCCAATCCCAAAATGCCTGTTGCTCATCTTTCTTGCTAAATCATCGAACTTAATGCCGCTTAAATTCTCCTTCAGAGCATTAATCAAAACATAATCATTTCCAAGCCCGTGTATCTTAGCAAATTTTATTTTCTTTATAGCCATTGCTTAATCCCCCTAACTACAAACTTTTTGATTTCCTTTTTAAACCTTTTGGTTTTTCGTTCTGAATGCCGATGTATAGGAAATAACATTTAGTGGATGGTTTTATTACGAATATTAAATTGATTTACTATAATTACCTTAACTCTGACCTTTCAACAAATCTTTTAACAATTCCCTATCCCTTATTATACTTGCTTTTCCATCTTTAACCAGGATTTCAGCAGGCTTCAGCCTAGAATTATAATTTGATGACATTGAAAAGCCATAAGCCCCGGCATTTAATATTGCAATAATATCGCCTTCCTTTATTACAGGCAGCTCCCTGTCAACAAGGCCTTCCTCATTCTTTGTAAAAACATCGCCTGATTCACATATATTTCCGCAGATAATAACATCCTCTTTATCTTTTGATTCGGCATTATTCGCAACAATTATCGGATGATAGCTGCCGTACGCCATGACCCTGATTAAATGATTGAAACCAGTGTCAACTCCAACGAATTTATGTTTTGTCGTTTCTTTTATTGTATTTACAGTTGCCAATAAAATTCCAGACTCACATACAAAATATCTTCCTGGCTCTAAAGCTAATGTCAGTTCTTTTCCATATTCAGTGCAGAAATCCGAGAATAACTGCGAAATTTGCGCTCCAAATGTTTTAAGATCCAGCGGTTTTTCATCCGGTTTGTAAGGAACTCCAATGCCTCCGCCAAAATCAACAAACTCCAGGCCATCAAAATGCCTTGCTGTCATCAGCAGCACTTTCATCGCTTCCAAAAATTTTTCAGTTTCGAGTATGCCTGAGCCTATATGCTGGTGCACCCCGATAATTTTCAGGTCATATTTCTTTGCAATATTTTTTATCTCATTTACCTTGTCATAATAAATACCGAATTTTGAATCTGGCCCGCCTGTTATGACATGGTTATGATGGCCTGCGCCTATATTTGGATTGATTCTTACGCATACTTTTGAATTTGGGTTTAATCTTCCGTATCTTTCAAGCTGCGACAATGAGTCTGCATTGACTAAAATGCCGTGCTTTATTGCAAATTTTATGTCGTCGTCAGTTGAATTGTTGCCAGTAAACATTATCTGCTTTTTATCGTAGCCTGCTTCCAGTGCAAGGAACATCTCGCCGGGGGAAACAGCGTCAATAAATGCGCCTTCCTCTCTCAGAATCTTCATTATTGCAATATTTGTATTTGCCTTGCACGCATAATACAGCCTGATATTCGGGTAAGTTATATTACCTTTCAGATCCCTGAACCTCTGCCTTATGGTGTCTTCTTCATAAGCATAAAGCGGGCTTTTGAATTTTAAAATAAGGTCTTCTGCTGAAATTCCCCCTATGTGGAGTTTGTTGTTTATTATTTGCATTTTATTCTATTTTTCTGAGTTTGTTTTTATACTTAACGCTTTTATTGTTAATCGAGATATCCTTTTACTTTCATCAGCTCTGCTACTAGTATAGCCCCACCAGCGGCTCCCCTTATCGTATTGTGGGATAAAGCAACAAACCTGTAGTCGAGCACAAGGCACTCCCTTAACCTGCCTATTGTGATTGCCATTCCGTTTCCTGCATCTCTGTCTAGTTTGGTTTGCGGCCTATTTTCTTCTTCATTATATATCAATACGGGGTCAGGAGCGCTAGGCAATTTCAGCTGCTGCGGCTCTGGCCTGTAATTCTTCCATGCTTCCAAAATTTCTTCTTTTGTAGGCTTTTTATCAAACTTTACTGAAACAGTTGCCATATGGCCGTCAGAAACTGGAACCCTGCTGCAATGAGCAGATATTTTAATCCCATTATAATTTACAAATTCATTATTTTTTATGCTGCCTAGTATCTTTAATGGCTCCTGCTCTGATTTTTCTTCTTCCCCACCAATAAAAGGGATTACATTATCAATTATTTCAGGGAATGTTTCAAATGTTTTTCCTGCTCCAGAGATGGCCTGCATTGTGCTTACGATCATTTCCTTAGGACAGTATTTCATCAATGGAGCAATGGCTGGCAGATAGCTCTGCAATGAGCAGTTTGGCTTTACAACTACAAAACCTTTTTTCCAGCCATGATTTTTTTGCTGTATCTTGATCATATCAATATGATGCGGGTTAATCTCAGGCATAATCATCGGGACATCCTTTGTCCAGCGATGCGCTGAATTATTAGATACTACAGGGATGTCATTTTCTGCGTATTTGTCTTCAAAAGCTTTAATTTCATCCTTGGATGCCTCTATAGCTGAGAATACAAAATCAACCTTATTTTTGATTCCTTCAATATCTGCAACGTCAGAGACTATTAAGTTTTTGGCATTAGCAGGAATTTCTTTTTTAGAGAACCACCTGCCTTCAACTGCTTCTGAGTATTTCCTGCCAGCGGACCTTGGCGAAGCTGCGACTGCAGCTACTTCAAACCATGGATGGTTCTCAAGCAATTCAATAAATCTTTGCCCGACTGCTCCTGTTGCCCCTAAAATCCCGACTTTTATTTTCTGCATTTTGTTTTCCATAGCTTTTTAGCTTTTTATAATTTCGTATTGAATTAAAATTTCTTTCGCCTTTTCGCGATGCTCAGCACTTAGCTCGCACATCGGCAATCTGTAAACTTCCCTGCACATTCCTTTCATTGCAAGCATTGCCTTTATCGGAATAGGGTTTGTTTCTATGAATATTGCGCTGAAAAAAGGCATTAGCTCGTTATTTAGCTTTTCAGCTTCTTCAAAATTGCCTTTTAATGCAAGATCTGCCATCTTCACAACCCTGTCAGGGATTATGTTTGATGCAACTGAAATCACGCCGTCTCCACCTGCTTTTATCACTTCAAAAGTCAGGTTGTCATCTCCTGATAAAACTGAAAATCCTTCCGGCCTTTTTGCAATTACATCTTTTATTTGGTTGATATCTCCAGAAGCTTCCTTTACTCCGGCAATGTTTTTGCAGTCATTTGTCAATCTAATTAAAGTTGCTGTTTCTAAATTAACTCCTGTTCTTCCTTTTATATTGTAAACAATGCACGGAAACTTTACAGAGTCTGCAATTGCCTTGAAGTGCCTATACAATCCTTCCTGCGTAGGCTTGTTGTAATACGGATTAACTAATAAGCAGGCATCTGCTCCAGCTTCTTCAGCATGCTTTGTTAATCTTATCGCTTCTTTTGTTGAATTGCTTCCTGTTCCTGCTATTACAGTAACTCTTTTATTGGCATACTTCACAGCAAGCTCAATAACCTTATCATGCTCTTTATGATCCAGCGTAGGGCTTTCGCCTGTTGTTCCGCATGGCACAATTCCCGCAACTCCTTTCTCAATGTTGAAATTTATCAGCCTTTTAAATGCAATGACATCTACACTTTCATCCTCCTTGAACGGAGTGATTATCGCAGTATAAACTCCTTTAAACATTTTCATCATCCTCCTGTTTGTTGTAGTTCTTTTTTATCAAATTCATTGCCTCTGCTATATCCGATTCTTCTCGCAAGTTTTATCAGCATAGGCTCTTTTCCAAGAGTTGGAATAATTATGCCATCCAATGTAGCCAATTCTTTGATTTCATTCAAATTAAATGGTTCGGCAATTGCCATCTTATCTTCACCTAAAAGGCATAACATCATATGCTTTGGCAGATGCATTAATGCCAGCCTGG
This Candidatus Woesearchaeota archaeon DNA region includes the following protein-coding sequences:
- the dapA gene encoding 4-hydroxy-tetrahydrodipicolinate synthase — translated: MFKGVYTAIITPFKEDESVDVIAFKRLINFNIEKGVAGIVPCGTTGESPTLDHKEHDKVIELAVKYANKRVTVIAGTGSNSTKEAIRLTKHAEEAGADACLLVNPYYNKPTQEGLYRHFKAIADSVKFPCIVYNIKGRTGVNLETATLIRLTNDCKNIAGVKEASGDINQIKDVIAKRPEGFSVLSGDDNLTFEVIKAGGDGVISVASNIIPDRVVKMADLALKGNFEEAEKLNNELMPFFSAIFIETNPIPIKAMLAMKGMCREVYRLPMCELSAEHREKAKEILIQYEIIKS